The window NNNNNNNNNNNNNNNNNNNNNNNNNNNNNNNNNNNNNNNNNNNNNNNNNNNNNNNNNNNNNNNNNNNNNNNNNNNNNNNNNNNNNNNNNNNNNNNNNNNNNNNNNNNNNNNNNNNNNNNNNNNNNNNNNNNNNNNNNNNNNNNNNNNNNNNNNNNNNNNNNNNNNNNNNNNNNNNNNNNNNNNNNNNNNNNNNNNNNNNNNNNNNNNNNNNNNNNNNNNNNNNNNNNNNNNNNNNNNNNNNNNNNNNNNNNNNNNNNNNNNNNNNNNNNNNNNNNNNNNNNNNNNNNNNNNNNNNNNNNNNNNNNNNNNNNNNNNNNNNNNNNNNNNNNNNNNNNNNNNNNNNNNNNNNNNNNNNNNNNNNNNNNNNNNNNNNNNNNNNNNNNNNNNNNNNNNNNNNNNNNNNNNNNNNNNNNNNNNNNNNNNNNNNNNNNNNNNNNNNNNNNNNNNNNNNNNNNNNNNNNNNNNNNNNNNNNNNNNNNNNNNNNNNNNNNNNNNNNNNNNNNNNNNNNNNNNNNNNNNNNNNNNNNNNNNNNNNNNNNNNNNNNNNNNNNNNNNNNNNNNNNNNNNNNNNNNNNNNNNNNNNNNNNNNNNNNNNNNNNNNNNNNNNNNNNNNNNNNNNNNNNNNNNNNNNNNNNNNNNNNNNNNNNNNNNNNNNNNNNNNNNNNNNNNNNNNNNNNNNNNNNNNNNNNNNNNNNNNNNNNNNNNNNNNNNNNNNNNNNNNNNNNNNNNNNNNNNNNNNNNNNNNNNNNNNNNNNNNNNNNNNNNNNNNNNNNNNNNNNNNNNNNNNNNNNNNNNNNNNNNNNNNNNNNNNNNNNNNNNNNNNNNNNNNNNNNNNNNNNNNNNNNNNNNNNNNNNNNNNNNNNNNNNNNNNNNNNNNNNNNNNNNNNNNNNNNNNNNNNNNNNNNNNNNNNNNNNNNNNNNNNNNNNNNNNNNNNNNNNNNNNNNNNNNNNNNNNNNNNNNNNNNNNNNNNNNNNNNNNNNNNNNNNNNNNNNNNNNNNNNNNNNNNNNNNNNNNNNNNNNNNNNNNNNNNNNNNNNNNNNNNNNNNNNNNNNNNNNNNNNNNNNNNNNNNNNNNNNNNNNNNNNNNNNNNNNNNNNNNNNNNNNNNNNNNNNNNNNNNNNNNNNNNNNNNNNNNNNNNNNNNNNNNNNNNNNNNNNNNNNNNNNNNNNNNNNNNNNNNNNNNNNNNNNNNNNNNNNNNNNNNNNNNNNNNNNNNNNNNNNNNNNNNNNNNNNNNNNNNNNNNNNNNNNNNNNNNNNNNNNNNNNNNNNNNNNNNNNNNNNNNNNNNNNNNNNNNNNNNNNNNNNNNNNNNNNNNNNNNNNNNNNNNNNNNNNNNNNNNNNNNNNNNNNNNNNNNNNNNNNNNNNNNNNNNNNNNNNNNNNNNNNNNNNNNNNNNNNNNNNNNNNNNNNNNNNNNNNNNNNNNNNNNNNNNNNNNNNNNNNNNNNNNNNNNNNNNNNNNNNNNNNNNNNNNNNNNNNNNNNNNNNNNNNNNNNNNNNNNNNNNNNNNNNNNNNNNNNNNNNNNNNNNNNNNNNNNNNNNNNNNNNNNNNNNNNNNNNNNNNNNNNNNNNNNNNNNNNNNNNNNNNNNNNNNNNNNNNNNNNNNNNNNNNNNNNNNNNNNNNNNNNNNNNNNNNNNNNNNNNNNNNNNNNNNNNNNNNNNNNNNNNNNNNNNNNNNNNNNNNNNNNNNNNNNNNNNNNNNNNNNNNNNNNNNNNNNNNNNNNNNNNNNNNNNNNNNNNNNNNNNNNNNNNNNNNNNNNNNNNNNNNNNNNNNNNNNNNNNNNNNNNNNNNNNNNNNNNNNNNNNNNNNNNNNNNNNNNNNNNNNNNNNNNNNNNNNNNNNNNNNNNNNNNNNNNNNNNNNNNNNNNNNNNNNNNNNNNNNNNNNNNNNNNNNNNNNNNNNNNNNNNNNNNNNNNNNNNNNNNNNNNNNNNNNNNNNNNNNNNNNNNNNNNNNNNNNNNNNNNNNNNNNNNNNNNNNNNNNNNNNNNNNNNNNNNNNNNNNNNNNNNNNNNNNNNNNNNNNNNNNNNNNNNNNNNNNNNNNNNNNNNNNNNNNNNNNNNNNNNNNNNNNNNNNNNNNNNNNNNNNNNNNNNNNNNNNNNNNNNNNNNNNNNNNNNNNNNNNNNNNNNNNNNNNNNNNNNNNNNNNNNNNNNNNNNNNNNNNNNNNNNNNNNNNNNNNNNNNNNNNNNNNNNNNNNNNNNNNNNNNNNNNNNNNNNNNNNNNNNNNNNNNNNNNNNNNNNNNNNNNNNNNNNNNNNNNNNNNNNNNNNNNNNNNNNNNNNNNNNNNNNNNNNNNNNNNNNNNNNNNNNNNNNNNNNNNNNNNNNNNNNNNNNNNNNNNNNNNNNNNNNNNNNNNNNNNNNNNNNNNNNNNNNNNNNNNNNNNNNNNNNNNNNNNNNNNNNNNNNNNNNNNNNNNNNNNNNNNNNNNNNNNNNNNNNNNNNNNNNNNNNNNNNNNNNNNNNNNNNNNNNNNNNNNNNNNNNNNNNNNNNNNNNNNNNNNNNNNNNNNNNNNNNNNNNNNNNNNNNNNNNNNNNNNNNNNNNNNNNNNNNNNNNNNNNNNNNNNNNNNNNNNNNNNNNNNNNNNNNNNNNNNNNNNNNNNNNNNNNNNNNNNNNNNNNNNNNNNNNNNNNNNNNNNNNNNNNNNNNNNNNNNNNNNNNNNNNNNNNNNNNNNNNNNNNNNNNNNNNNNNNNNNNNNNNNNNNNNNNNNNNNNNNNNNNNNNNNNNNNNNNNNNNNNNNNNNNNNNNNNNNNNNNNNNNNNNNNNNNNNNNNNNNNNNNNNNNNNNNNNNNNNNNNNNNNNNNNNNNNNNNNNNNNNNNNNNNNNNNNNNNNNNNNNNNNNNNNNNNGGGGGGGGGGATTCTGTAAGTGACAGAACGCCAGAGAAGCCCGCTCCAAACAACACAGTAAAGGAATAACTGGAATTAAACTggattttcaaatttaaataaaaaataagtaattcCTGATGTTGATGGCTGAAATCTTACCAACAAGCATCTTGACATCATTGACACTGAATTCTGGATCTGGCACCCtacaaaaccacaaatatgTTAGAAGGCTCAAACTTTTCAATTTATACATCAGTCCAAGTCAGTGGTGATTTCTTAATAAACTACTACCAAGTTAACAAAAGAGAACTAATAAAAATGTAggtgaagaaggaaaaagacaGTTAAAAAATATGCCTACTTGATTCCCAGTCCCTCAGGTTTCTCAAAAAGGATTGGGTCTCTCAGACCACCTCGCTGGATGAACTCATAGGTAaagtctgcaaaacaaaaagacacctAAATGTAGGGATGTTTTTGATTCTGTGGGAGGTAAATGAAGAAttaagaagcataaaaatagGTAAATTgctcagtttctttctttcaccaGCAGCActggttctttttcttttggctgttcctttttcagaggcctccacagcgagtcctcctcctccatctaactctgtcttctgtgttcGCTGttctcactccaactacctctaTGTCTTCtctgactgcatccatataCTGTAACTCCTCTTTGTCTTACTGGCAGCTGCATccctaacatccttctaccaatatacccactgtccctcctctgcacatgtccaaaccatctcagtttgACACCTCTAACTTTTTCTCCCAGTTGTTCAatctgtgctgtacctctgatgatctcattcctaatcctatccatccttttCCCTctcaaggagaacctcaacatcttcagctctgcctcttccagttctgcttcctgtcttttggtcagtcccactgtctccaaaacCATAAAACTGAGAAGCGCAACTTCAATTATCTGAGCCCACTTTTATGTTTGTCTCACTGAACATAATGTGAATGCTTAAATAACTTCATTATATAGATAAAAACCAAATAACCGAATCCTTAAAGCCATaacaaaatatgttattttccaatgttttatttaattttttatgcttttaacacaatttctacataaTTAAGTTACTACTTGAGATtaatgaagctaaaagaaacagggtttttgtaaaatttgtgttaaaaaacagcaaataggGCCATATTAAAgtcataatagctgtcaaaatacataGCTTAAAAGAAAATTAGCAAATATTATATTGTCTTCGTTTACAACTAAACTCTGCAATCACTTATGGAAATTCTCCCGTTagagttcagaatatctcaGCACAGGTCATTTACATCTGATTTTAGCCCCAACTCGACGTCCTCCCCCAAACTGATTCTACTTCTGTCGACTCTTGTCCCCACAGCTTTTAGTCacttttcagaagaagagagaagaacaGCATTTTAGCTTTCGACCTGGTGTCTCTGATTCCACTGCTCTTtgtctgactctgtttacatctggGGATTATTTTAGCTGAGGCCAACAAGCAAACGCTGCATCAAAGATCCAAGCCAAAGGCAGTGgaagagtaaaaacaacaacaacaacaaaaaaaagtacaattgaCAAGTTTTGTGGAGTTttctgccaaaaacaaaaccgGCCTATTTGGATTTCagagcttgaaaaaaaaaaatcaggttctcacaaacacagaacCCACCAGGTTTGCCTACCTTTTCCCTCCATGCGGACCACCCGGTCAGAGCCAAACCTCTGACTGCTGACTTTCTCCTCCAGATCAAACAACCTCTTCCCGTCAATCTCTTCATCCGAGATGCCATCGTCATGGTAGCGTCGCCTGGTACCGGCCCGCTGTGGAGAGcatggggaggaaaaaaaatttaaaagtatgAAGAAGACATGTTTCTAAAACGGCAAAAGAACCTACTTCAAACTGTACACAGGAAACTGTTCTTTACAAAGAGAACCTCCAGCCTTTCAGACATAACTCGTTAACTTATTGGAACAAATGAAGAACTGAATACAGTGTTTAACTGGCTGAAGTCTCACCAGGGTCAAAAGCATGGACAGGATGAGTGAAGGGTCTCGGTGCACCTATCAGTCAGCTGGTGACCAGAATCAAAGCAGTTTCTGCTTGTCCAGCCAGTCCAGTACTCAATACTTAAAATCTGACTCTTTTAGTCCCTGACCACAACAAAGCTAACAATTTCATACGACAGACTATCAAATCCTTAAATGGAAATTATATTAACATTGAACTACCTCCATGTATTATTATGGGTCCTCAAAAATTTACTGACCAGGTATTGACTGAGTGTTTTAATGATCATTTTGTTGCCTCTGCTTCTCTGTTTGATTCTTCTAATGCTGTCCCTGAAACTTCTTTCACTGCCAGTCCTGCTGGTCTTGTCAAAATTAGCTAACCTTCTCgttttaaattggttttagTTACAGCAGTGCACAAAGCCtacaagaggaaaaagaaaaaaatcagcaggTCCACAAATTAAAATCCTCTTGTTTGGAAATATGCCTTTGTTCTACCCATTTAAAGGAGGCCCTTTCCAAACAGTCTATTTTGGCTAAAGTACTTGAGTCCTTTATGAGTGATTAATTGAAAGAGTTTGGCCAGGGTGCTCTTGTAAAAGAAATCTTAGATTACAACAAGTCttttctggttaaataaaggtttaaataaataaataaatttgagctAGAAATAACAGGTCTCATGTAGGACCCAGCTGCAATCTATTTGAAACAAATGTcttgcacaaaaacatcaagGATAGTCTTGTGATATTGTACTATTTTATGGGGCTCTGTGTTAATTCAGactgttgtttctttaaacttttgtaGTTTTGATCACCAGGCACCCAGACTTCTGcaggaacaaaaaacatgacACCTGTCTGAAGTCTCTTTGCACCCATGCCAACACTGATAATTTACTCTATCGTGTGCATTCACACAGTATTTAATTTTCACTGGTtttctcaatttcctcacagAAGAGGTTCACAGTTATATCGCTTGAATTATGAACATGGTCAGAACATTTACGCAACTACATTTCTCTCAAAATGGTCGCAGAGTTGTAGTGGGCATCTCCAACTcatctcaatttagtttctgtaattctagagtGCTAAGGTTTTATGTTGACAGTCCTGAGATATACTATAATTAGAGACAGGACTTCAGGCCAGAAGTTGAAGCAGTGTCCTCTAGTACAGTTTTTAAGTccccccctccatgtaaacaaataggacattttcctgaccaaaaaaaaaaaaattaaaattcatttcagatatttttttttctttcagttttttcacAAAAGgcactgcacaaaaacattcacatgccaattagtaaaagttatccatCTAAGGAAGTCAACAGACtgtgtcaaatcttcacttcgAAATCgaaatctcccatcctgagcagcacattggtgacagtggaaatgAATGACTCTCTTTAAACgagaagaaacctccaacagaaccagaaccaggctcaggatgggtggCCATATGCTTCAACCAGCTGGGATTAGAGAGGATCtttaaacatgctttttttttcaataaatttagttttaattagttatttgaggcttaaagaAGATGTTACCTCACTTCTGGTGTTTAGATACAAGAGATTTGAAGCCTTGACATGTTTGTATCAATGGAGTGACACAAGCTCCTGAGCCTCAGTGTCAAACTTATGATCTTTCATGCaaaaccatctctagggttttaAAGAGAGTGTTTTTCCAGTCTCTTATTATCCAATTTTGGAGAGTCTGTATgaactgtagcctcagttttctgtttatagctgacaggagtggtatccgtgtggtcttctgctgcttcaaGTATGgttctgcagaccttggttgAAACATGTGGTCATTTGAGCTCCTGTTGTCTTTCAGTCATCTCAAACCAGTCCACCCTCTGACTTTAACAAGGTATTTTCATCCACACAACTGCAGCTCGCTggattttttctcttttttggaccatCCTCGGTAAACCCTAGAAATGGCTGTGTGAGAGAAAATCCCAGTAATTTGGTATCATTTGAAAGTTCTTGCAAAGCACTTTTaattgagatattttgttttaacgTAGACCTAATTTGAAAACTTGGTTAGCATACCCTGGGTTTAAGtcgatcagttttttttatgactaGTGTTGAAGAAATTTATTCCAGTAAATACTTTAAGGCCGTTTATCCTTTCACATTTTGTCAATTTCGATCCCCAAACGTTACACAAGCATGCACATGAACAGGGACGTCAGACTTACCAGTCTTTTGCTGTATCGTGGCTTTAAATCATCCATTAATAGTAGAaaggatgagattcgtccgatAGAAGTAGAAAAGGAAGTTCAGCCTGACCCTGAAGCCACTTGGCTGTAGTTTAAATACGGTGAAACGAACTGAAATAGagttaaaaaacagcaagataACGCTACTATTCTTCGAAAAGCTCGAGCTTTGTtcgaacaaacacacaaatcaagTCGAGCCGAGCCAACAATGGTTTACTAAAGGTGTCCTGATTATTCCGACTAATAACACAAGATGACCTCAGGTCGTAACTGTACAATTAATGTCATTTATATCCGTTTATTCacaataaagcacatttttatcaGCGCGGCACTGCTAAACGTTTCCAATGAGACGCCATTTtccttatttcttcttcttcttcttcttcttcttcttcttcttgtttttttatggcggttggcaaacaacttttaggtgcattaccgccaccttctGAATTGGAGTATGGATTAGATGTTCAACTTCACTTAAATCCTTCCTAAATTCCCTGTTCTTCTCAGGAATCTAAACATGCTGTTAAAAACTACATCTCCAGATGATCTTTTAAGCAATTCTTTAATCTCTAATgtacttttatttctatttaactCCCTATTTAATATTTCTCTTTCATTTCTATACTTATTACATTCCACAAAAATATGCTCAACAGTTTCTAATTGTCCACATTGACTACAACAACCTGTATtatgtttattaattattttgagTGTGCTGTTTAATCCCGTGTGTCCAAATCTCATTCTCGATATAatatcttcttctttctttattctaTTGCATTTTCTTAATTCCCCAACTTTTTCCTGGATACTGTAATAAAACCTGGCACTACTTCCTCTATCCCACTGTCCTTGCCATTTATCTTTACCATATACTTTTACTATATTCTTTATCTcctttttactaattttaacatttaactccATATTAGGTTTTTTTGCAGCACTTTTGGCAAACCTGTCCGCCAACTCGTTTCCTACCACTCCAATGTGAGCAGGAATCCATATTAATCTCACCTCTGACCCATAGTTTTTAACCCTGAAGATTACGTGCATTATTTCCATTATAATATCTTGTCTTGATTCGGACTGTGCTTCTTGAATACTTATTATTGCGCTACTTGAGTCTGAGCATATTACCACTTTTTCCTCCCTACTTTCTTCAACCCATTCTAAAGCCATGAGGATTGCCATTAACTCCCCTGTGTATACTGTTAGTttatcatttattcttttatttttcataatatttaaatCTGGAATTACAAAAGCCACCCCTACTTTATCAGTTAACATTTTAGATGCATCTGTGTAAATTTGTATGTATTCTGAGTATTTCCTTCCAATATAATGTTCTACTTCAGTACTTTCAATTTCTCTCCCTTTTCCTAATAAATTTAGATCAACTTCGACCTCTCCAAGGATCCATGGTGGGATAATAGGAAGAGCAACAGCAGGACTGATTTGACAACTATTCATTCCTATATCTTCAATTTTATTCATGATTTTCCATCCAAAACtatcaaattgtttcttttctttttcttgacaaGGTTGGAGAGTATTTAGTGGAGGATGAGTTTCATTATGTCCTTTAATATTGGCCCAGTATATTATGGCTATTTGTGTTCTCCTAATCTCTAGTGGCATTTCGCCCATCTCAACTTGCAGAgctgagactggagttgttttcatAGCTCCACAACAAAGCCTTAAAGCTTGATATTgtattttgtctattttttttaataatgtactTGAAGCTGAGCTGTATAAAATACTTCCATAATCAATAACTGATCTTATTAATCCAACATAGATTGATTTTAGCGCTTTTCTATTTGCCCCCCATTCTTTACCTCTCAAGCATCTCATTATATTTAGAATTCTTTTACATTTCCCTACTATTTTATCTATGTGTATTTTCCACGTAAGTTTTTTATCAAACCAGACACCCAAATACTTGAATTCCTCTGCTCTTTCAATTTCTTCCCCATATAATTTGAGAttgatattaatatttaatttcttatttgaaaaaacaactACTTTTGATTTGGATATTGAAAATCTGAATCCCCATTCTAATGCCCAATTTTCTACACTCGTTACCGCCTCTTGTAATTtccttttaacaaattttatatTCCTTCCCCTCTTCCAAATAatcccatcatctgcaaataaagagACGCCAAAAGATTTATCTATACTACTAAAAATA of the Kryptolebias marmoratus isolate JLee-2015 linkage group LG3, ASM164957v2, whole genome shotgun sequence genome contains:
- the LOC108241459 gene encoding lysine-specific demethylase 2A-like, coding for MDDLKPRYSKRLRAGTRRRYHDDGISDEEIDGKRLFDLEEKVSSQRFGSDRVVRMEGKDFTYEFIQRGGLRDPILFEKPEGLGIKVPDPEFSVNDVKMLVGKISAINIRNYLFFI